Below is a window of Acidobacteriota bacterium DNA.
CCAGGGCGTCGAGGATCTCCTGGCTGTCGACGTTGAGCTCCTTGGCGAGCTGGAAAATCCGCACGGTGGTGACTCCTTAGCGGGCGTTCGCCGGACCGTCCCCGGTCCGGCCGCGCGCGAGCGGGCCCGTCCCCGCTCCGGGCGGGGGACAGGGAAGAGCGATCGGATCGCGCGCCGTCGTCATCGTTACCCCGTACCTCAACCGGCGTCGGTCGCGGGGGCTTCCGGCGCCGGCCCGGACGGGTCCGGAACGGGCGCGCCCCCGTCCCCGTCCGCGGAGCCGGACTCCTCCTGCTGACCGAGAGCCACCCCGCCGTCCTCCGGGGGCGTCTCCGGCGGGCCGCCGGCCTCGCCCTCCGGCGCCTCCTCGGCGGCGAAGAGCTCCGCCACGGCGTCGCTCTCCTCCGCCTTGGCGGCCGCCAGCTCCTCCGCCAGCCGCCGCGCCTCCTCCAGCTCCTGCTGGACGACGGGATACAGCTCCTCCGCCCGGTCGTGGATGTGCAGCGCGAGGTCCACGTCGACGCCGGGCACCCGGGTCAGGTCTTCGAGATCCGCCGCGATCAGCTGGTCGAGGTCGCGGAACCCCGCCTCCACCAGGGCCGCGACGATCGCCTCGTCCAGGTCGAGCCGGCGGAAGAGGACTTCGGCACGCTCGCGAGCCTCCGCCTCGGCTTCGATCTCGACATGCTTTTCCGTTTCGCTCTTGATGTCGATGCGCCAGCCGACGAGCCGCCCCGCGAGCCGGACGTTCTGGCCGCGCTTGCCGATCGCGAGGGAGAGCTGTTCGTCGGCGACGATCACCTCCGCTTCCCGCTTGGCCTTGTCCTTGAGGATCACCCGGTTGGCGGTGGCCGGTTTCAGCGCCTCACGGATGAAGGCGAGCGGGTCGTCGTGGTACTGGACGATGTCGATCTTCTCCCCCCGCAGCTCCCGGATCACCGACTGGACGCGGTTCCCCTTCATCCCGACGCAGGCGCCCACCGGATCCACGTCGCGGTCACGCGACTGCACGGCGATCTTCGTCCGCTCGCCGGCATCCCGGGCCACCGAGATGATCCTGACGGTGCCGTCGTAGATTTCCGGGACCTCCATTTCGAAGAGCTTCATCACCAGCCGCGGGTCGGCCCTGGAGATCACCACCTGCGGCCCCTTCCCGGAGCGCTCCACATCGACGATGATCCCGCGCACCCGCTCGCCGGGCTTGTACATCTCGCCGCGGATCTGCTCGCGCCGCGGGATGATCCCCTCCGTGGTGCCCAGATCGACGACGACGTCGCCTCTCTCGGTGCGCTTCACGATCGCGTTGATCAGCTCCCCGACGCGGTCGATGTACTCGTTGTAGACCTTCGTCCGCTCGGCTTCCTTGACCTTCTGGTAGATGACCTGCTTCGCCGCCTGGGCGGCGATGCGACCCATGTCGGGGACCTCTCTTTGGAAGAGCAGCTCCTGGTCGAAGTCGGCGTCGGGATCGATCTCGATCGCCTCCTCGAGACTGATCTCCACGGCCGGATCTTCGACCTCGGGCACCACCCGCTTCTTCGCGTAGACCTTGAATTCACCCGACTCCCTGTCCAGCCGGGACACGAGGTTTTCGCGGGACTTGGTCACCTTCCGCGACGCCGCCGCGAAGGCGTCCTCGACGGCGCGGATGATCACGTCGCGGTCGATGCCCTTCTGGCGGGCCAGGTCCTCGATCTGTTGCAGCAGGGGCGGTTGGGCCATCCTCTCGTCTCCGTTACCAGTCGATGTGCAGGCGCGCGCTCAGCACCCTGGACAAGGGCACCACGAGCTCCTCCCCGTTCCCCCCGGTCAGCGCCGCGCTGTCGCCGTTCAGCGCGCGGACGGTGAGCACCTCCGTGCGCACCTTCCCCGTCTCGTCGCGCCAGCGGACCCGGACCCGGCGGCCGAGGGCCCGCTCCCAGTGGCGGCGCCTCCGCAGGGCGCGCTCGATGCCCGGCGTGGAGACCTCGAGATCGTAGGCATGAGGAATCGGGTCGTCCGCGTCGAGTTCGTGGGAGAGCTGCCGGCTGAGCCGTTCGCAGTCGTCCAGGGTCGCCGGAGCCTCCCCGGCGCGCTCGATGAAGACCTGGAGCTTCCAGCGGGGTCCCGCCTGACGGAAGCGCAGGTCGTACACGGCGAGACCCAGGCCCTGGGCCACGCGCTCGGCCAGGGCTTCCACTGCCGTTTCGATCCGTTCGGTCTCGCTCACCATCGCCCGCTTCGGCCCCCGGCGGCGGAACGCTCCGCGGCGCCCGGCGGCCGGCCATGAAAAAAGGCGGCCAGCGGCCGCCTCGCCATCCGAGGTTCAGCGGGGGCATGTTAGTCGATTCGCGGGCCGATTTCAAATCGGACGGTGCGGCGGAGGCCGGCGGCCGAGACGGGCGAAAGAGAGGTGTCTAAGTGTTTGAAATTTATGGGCTTGCCGGTGCGGCGGCGATTGTTGCGGAAAGCGCTTGACAGCCGCGGCGGCGTCTGGCACCATCCGTCCGCGCTGGACGGTGCGCCCCGGCCACCCGTCGGGTGGCGCGGGGGCTTTTTGGCG
It encodes the following:
- the nusA gene encoding transcription termination/antitermination protein NusA, with the translated sequence MAQPPLLQQIEDLARQKGIDRDVIIRAVEDAFAAASRKVTKSRENLVSRLDRESGEFKVYAKKRVVPEVEDPAVEISLEEAIEIDPDADFDQELLFQREVPDMGRIAAQAAKQVIYQKVKEAERTKVYNEYIDRVGELINAIVKRTERGDVVVDLGTTEGIIPRREQIRGEMYKPGERVRGIIVDVERSGKGPQVVISRADPRLVMKLFEMEVPEIYDGTVRIISVARDAGERTKIAVQSRDRDVDPVGACVGMKGNRVQSVIRELRGEKIDIVQYHDDPLAFIREALKPATANRVILKDKAKREAEVIVADEQLSLAIGKRGQNVRLAGRLVGWRIDIKSETEKHVEIEAEAEARERAEVLFRRLDLDEAIVAALVEAGFRDLDQLIAADLEDLTRVPGVDVDLALHIHDRAEELYPVVQQELEEARRLAEELAAAKAEESDAVAELFAAEEAPEGEAGGPPETPPEDGGVALGQQEESGSADGDGGAPVPDPSGPAPEAPATDAG
- a CDS encoding ribosome maturation factor RimP, with translation MVSETERIETAVEALAERVAQGLGLAVYDLRFRQAGPRWKLQVFIERAGEAPATLDDCERLSRQLSHELDADDPIPHAYDLEVSTPGIERALRRRRHWERALGRRVRVRWRDETGKVRTEVLTVRALNGDSAALTGGNGEELVVPLSRVLSARLHIDW